A stretch of Proteiniborus sp. DW1 DNA encodes these proteins:
- the uppS gene encoding polyprenyl diphosphate synthase, whose translation MRIPNHIGVIPDGNRRWAESKGMTKEKGYVEGLDPGLALFRLCKEAGVKELTYYGFTTDNTKRPVAQRIAFTEACIRAVEMLAKEDASLLVVGNTESPMFPKELIPYTSRKIFGNGGIRINFLVNYGWEWDLNQLKLANDKKKNVHKHIKSNDVSRVDLIIRWGGRRRLSGFLPVQSIYADFYVIDDFWPDFKKEHFFQALEWYNKQDITLGG comes from the coding sequence ATGAGAATTCCAAATCATATTGGGGTTATACCTGATGGAAATAGGAGATGGGCAGAATCAAAGGGAATGACGAAGGAAAAAGGATATGTTGAAGGGCTAGATCCAGGATTGGCTCTTTTTAGGTTATGTAAAGAGGCAGGAGTCAAGGAGCTTACTTACTATGGATTTACTACAGATAATACTAAGAGGCCAGTAGCACAAAGGATAGCATTTACAGAAGCTTGCATTAGGGCAGTAGAAATGCTTGCAAAGGAAGATGCATCCTTATTAGTAGTAGGAAATACAGAATCACCTATGTTTCCAAAAGAATTGATACCCTATACTTCTAGAAAGATTTTTGGAAATGGAGGAATAAGAATTAATTTTTTAGTGAATTATGGTTGGGAATGGGATTTAAATCAGCTAAAATTAGCAAATGATAAAAAAAAGAATGTCCATAAACATATTAAGTCTAATGATGTTTCACGTGTAGATTTAATAATTCGCTGGGGTGGTAGAAGAAGACTGAGTGGCTTCCTACCTGTTCAATCAATTTATGCAGATTTCTATGTAATAGATGATTTTTGGCCTGATTTTAAAAAAGAACACTTTTTTCAAGCTTTGGAGTGGTATAATAAGCAAGATATAACTCTAGGTGGATAG